CGAATCCCGAGTATTTGGACGAGACCGCGAAATGAGTGCCTCTGCTCAGATCCCAGGGTGGGAGAAGCACGAGGTTTTGACCTCGCATATCGTCATGGGGGTGGTGGTCTCTATCTTGACCCACGGTCTTCTGATTGGCGTGGTTGTCTTTGGGACGATGCGCGGTGAGGCAAAGCTGGAAGCTGATATTGAGCCGAAAATGCTCGAGTTTGAAGAGGTCGAGCTGCTCGCATTGGGAGTTGAGAAGCCTCCCGAGCAGCTGGTCCGGATTTCGAACCCAGAGCCGGCCACCAAGGCGCCTGATGAAATCGTCATTGAACAACCGAACGAGCCCGTCGTCGAACTCGAGAAACCTGAGCCCGAACCCGAGGCCAAGGAAGACGACAGGAAACGAAAGATGATGGAAGCTTTGAGCGCGCTACATAATCCGAACCGTCCCACCAACGAGGACGTCCCGGAGGGGAGCGAAGAAGGCGTGATCGGCGGAACCGCCCTCAATTCGATTTTGGGCGGCTACGCGTCCAAACTCGTAGCCGAAATCACCAAAGAATGGGAAATCCCGGCCACCATCACCGCCGACGAAGCTCGTGGGCTCGCCGACAAAGTCGAAGTCTATGTGCGACTTTCTGAGAGCGGCAATATCGTTACCTTCCAATTCAGGCGTCGAAGCGGCAACGAACAATTTGACGATAGTATCGAGCGGCGCCTCAAGCGCTTTCAGGTGCAATACGGGGGAAACAAGCTTCCACTGCCGGAAGAGCCGTCAGCGCGTGCTGCGGTGATTCGGGAAGGTCTTAATTTGAAGAACTGGGAGTACACAGGACTCTAGATGAGTATGAGAATGATGAAATTGGTACAGGGATTGGTGCTCGTGTTCTTTTGTTGCTTTGCGACCATGGCGGGTGCACAGGACGCACCTCCACCGCCTCCCAAAGGGATTGATATCTCGGTGAAAGGCGGGGCACGCCGTGTCCTCTTACCGATGGCTGTGCCGGATACCTTGGAAGAAGGCAGTACCAAAGGCGCCGCCGCACGCGTTCAGGAGACTTTGAGGCGTGACCTCGATCTGGCCGGCCTCTTTAAGGTCTTGCCATCGGATTCGTTTTTTTTCGACCCGTCAAAGGAGGGAATGAACGTCACAGATATCAATTTCCAGAACTGGTTTAATGTCGGCGCGCAGGGTTTGATTAAGAGTTCGGCAAAACTCAAAGGGGACTCCGTGGTCCTCGACCTCCGCCTCTACATTGTGGACAAAGGTGAGCAGGTCAAACTCAAGTACACTCCCGGCCCCGTGGGGCGGGACAAAGTTGCTGACGAAGTACATAAATTTGTGAACGCTGTTGTGGAGCACTTCACCGGAACTCCAGGGATTTTTGGAACCCGAGTGGCCTACGTTCAGAAAATGAAAGGCGGAACCAAACAGATTTACGTCATGGACATGGACGGGACTAACGCTGGCCGGGTCTCAAAGCACGACGCCATCAATATTTTGCCGACCTGGGGCCCGAATGGTGGCGTCTACTACACGAGTTATGCCGACAAGAACCCGGACCTATGGATGGCTCGTGCAGGGAAGGTAAAGAAGGTTTCCTCGAAACGCGGACAAAACTCAGGTGCGGCCTATTGCAACGGGAAGGTCGCCTTGACGCTCTCTATGGGAGGCGAGAATGCGGACGTCTATCTGGTCAATCCAGAGACGGGCGACGTTGTGAAGCGACTCACGGACCATTGGGCCATCGACACATCGCCAAGTTGGAGCCCGGACTGCTCAAAGATCGCCTTTGTATCCAGTCGCTCCGGTGGACCTCAAATTTATGTGATGAATGCTGATGGATCCGACCAGCGTCGCCTCACATTTCAGGGCACGTACAACACATCGCCTGATTGGTCGCCAAAAGGAGATAAGATCGCGTTCACCGCTCGCGACGAGCGCGCCCGCTTCGATATCTTCGTCGTTGATTTGGAAGGTGCGATAGAACGTCTGACCCAGGACCAGGGAAACAATCAGGACCCTAGTTGGAGCCCTGATGGCCGCTACATCATGTTCTCAAGCGACCGCGGCGGCAAAGGCGACCGAATCTGGATGATGACGGACGATGGCGAGATTCAGAGGCTGATTACAACTTCTGGGTCGGGATATACTTCACCAGTTTGGGCACGCTGAATGACGCCAATAAAGAAGAAACTGGACGCGATCGAAGCGGAGCTCGGACGTGCGGTGTTCGTTGTAGCATCCGCCCATGAGCGCTTCTTTGAGCCCGACGAGGATGCGATTCGGGTGTTCATGGAGGCTGCGCATCGTCGCTCAGAGAAAGGACGGCCTTTCGAAAAAGCTGCGCTCCTGCTGATAGGGCAGGGCGGTCATCCGGCGTTTGCTGAAGGTGTTGTCCGCGCCTTGAGGGCATTTTGGCCTGCCTTCGACCTGATTCTTGTCAGCCGAACACGCGGGGTGGCCACGCTCCTGACATTCAAGGCAGAACGCGTGGTTATGCACCCTTGGGCGAGCGTTGGCGCCTACGATGCTGGCCCAATCTTAAATGGTCCTTCGAAACTCAGTCCGTCGGTTTGGGATGATATCCCGGCGATGCAAGGGGTTGAGACCGAGGAGCATTTCGCGTCACAACTGGCTCGACACCGTCATCACGCCCGGCTTGCCCGCTCGCTAGCTCGACGATGGGCCGGCGACTCTAAGGCGCTCCTCGATTCTCTCTCGGAATACGAGTTGGGTGCGGGTCTAGGTCTTGGAGCTGATGAGTTGGAAGAGTTTGGGATTAAGGCCGAAATTGCCGAGGATCCTTTGCGCAGTACTGTTTGGGATCTCTACCAGATCTACGAAAAGGAACTTGGCCTTTTGAAAGAACCCGCACCACGTTATTCGCCGTCAGATATTGCGGATGAGGTGGAGTTTGAGCCGGCCGAGTATTTGAGCGCTGGAATCGTGGAAACTACCGTTGATGACTTCGTTTATCAGGTGGACACCGGTCGTCCGCATCCCGAGACGGGAGCATTGTTGGGGGAGTGGATGATGGAAAAATCAGAAATTTGAAACTTCGAGGTTGCGGGTTCATACGAGTTTGTATACGTTCCCTCACCTTCGCCGGAGTGGCGGAATCGGTAGACGCACCGGATTCAAAATCCGGCGGCCGCGAGGCTGTGCGGGTTCAAGTCCCGCCTCCGGTATGAAAAAGCCCCGTTCTTTAACAAGACGGGGCTTTTTTCGTTTTTGTCCGTCTCTTTTCACTTGGTCAATATGGTGTGTGTCCAGTAGTCTCCGTGTGCTATGACGAGGTGTATGATGTGGAGATGGCTCATCTTTGCGATGATTTTTGGGGCTTGCGAAAAACCCAAAGAGAAACCTTATGTGGATAAGAAGAACGAAGAGCTCAAGGAGCTGAAGTCGGACCTTCAAGGCACGATGGATGACCGTGATAACTTCGAGAAACCTGAACAACCGGCAAAGGAAGAATGAGAATGCGAGTACTAATCACGCTAGCTTTGTTGAGCATGCCAGTGTTGGGCTTTGCTTATCAACCGTTTACCAGCGTTCAAAGCGTCTGTGAGACGTGTCCAAATCCCAAATCAGACGTGCTTACGTTGAATGATGGGAACAAGATTCGCGGAAGCATTATCGGCGAGAATACAGCGTTCTACGTGATGCTGAAGCATCTTGAGGTCCGTGCCATCCAGAAGACGGAGGTGCAGACCGTGGAATACGCCGGTGGCACAAAGCCTGGATTTTTGGCGTCTCAAGATCAAATCTTGCTGAAGACCGGACACGTGCTTAACGGCGAGATTACTGAGGACAAAGAGAAACCGGCGTTGTTCCAAGTGCGTTCCTCTCACGGCAACGTGTCTTTTGTGGTGTTTAAGTCCGAAGTTTCTAAGGTCTATAAGAAAGGCCTTGAGTCGTCGTTCTAGTCCACAAGTACGTTGATCCTTTAGGTTTGAGAATAACGAGGTTTCCATGACTCAAGAGCGCCGCAGTTCGGTGAGGGTAAGAAGTTTATTGCCATGCGCGATGCGCCGGGTAGAGGCCGAGGAAGTGCCTGTAGTTGAGGCCAAGATCTTGGACGCCGCGGTTCTTGAGGCTGAAAGCGTAATGAGCGACAAGGCGGACTGGAGCGAGCGAACCGACGACATCCCTAAAGAAACCGTCTTTTTGCTCAAGGAAATCCGGGCGCTTCGCCAACAGATTGCAGGCCTTCAGACGCTGGTGGAGCGGCAAGGCGGCGTGGCGCTTCAACCGCGATGGGTTGTTATCAATGATAACGGGCTTTTTCTCGCCAAGGACGAGTCCGAGTCTTGGTCGATCGGCGATTTGTGCGAAATCCGTGTTCAGATTCCAAGTCTTCAAAATCCCGATATCGTCGCATTGGGTGAGGTGGTTCGCGTGGGTGATGGAGATGACGGACCCGGGGTGGCGATCATTTTCCGGCATATTTCTGAGGCGCATTCCAAGGCGATTCTTCGCTATGCACTTCGCCGAGAGCGCCAAGGTGCACGTTCCTTACGATTCAAGTTCGAATAGACCATGTTACATCTTGCACAGGACACGGATCCCGGCTGGTTCGAGCGGATTCGGGATAGTTTGGACACGATTCTGGTGGACCACTGCCATCTTGAGAAAAGGGCAGCCTCCAACGCATTGAATCTTATCTTCAGATACACCGGGTGTGAAGGTATTCCTCGCGAACTCTCAGAGGTAGTGCGCGAGGAGATGGAGCATTTCACCCAGGTCCTTGACATCCTCGATGCCCGTGGAATTGAGTTCACGCGTCTGCCTCCGAGCCCTTACGCGACAGCGTTGCAGGCGGAATTGCGAAAGAACGAGCCGGGTGCCTTCTTGGATAAGCTCTTGATGGCGGGCTTTATTGAAGCTCGTAGTTGTGAGCGGTTCAAGATTTTGAGTCAGGGCTTGGCGGAGGACGAGCCTGAGCTGGCGGCGTTCTACCGCGAATTGATGATCGCCGAGGCCCGGCACCATCTGCTCTACACGAATATCGCTCGTCGTTTTTACTCCGACTCCGTCGTCAAAGCTCGCCTCAAAGAACTCGCGCCCGCTGAAGTAGCCGCTCTCAAGGCTGCCGGTGAGGTTCCGCGTTTGCACAGTTGGTAGTGGGTTAATCCTCGCGTTTGATGGGGCAACTTGCTATGTTCTTCGACAATCGATTGGAGGTTGGAATGTTGCGATTGTTGTTCGTTACGACGTTGATTCTTGGTTTTGGTAGCGCATGCGGCAAAGACGCGCTGCAGCGTGCATGTGCGGACGATGAAGACTGCCGTTCCGGCGAAGTTTGCGCCGGAGGATTGTGTCTCGATGAGTCCGATGTAGATGCCGGCGAAAATAACCCTCCATGCGAAGGCGACGAGTGCCCGAGCGTATGTGAGGACGATAGCGATTGCCCAGACGGCGATTCCTGCAACCGTGAGATTGGTGCATGTGTCTCCGGCGAGTGCCGTGCCGAAGGCATGCTTTGCGTTCAAACACTTTGTACAGAAGAAGGATGTGGAGACGAGTTGTGCCCGGTAGGCCCATGTCCTCCTGGATTTGCCGCTGAGGGTTGCGATTGCGCTCCTGCTCCTTGCGAGTCCAATGAAGCATGTGACGGCCTCTTTTGCGTGGAAGGTCAGTGTCAAGGATGCGCTGATGATAGTTGGTGCGCCGAAGGCGAGTTCTGCGACGAAAGTGGTGCCTGCCTCGAAGATACCCGATGCATGTCAGACGATGATTGTGATCCTGAAGAGCGTTGTCGCCGAGACGTGTGTATTCCACGCGCCGAATGCTTCTTGGACGACGATTGCCGCAGGGCAGGGGAACTCTGTATCGGTGGCCAGTGCATTTTGGCTCCTGAGTGCTCGGAAGACCAGGATTGCCGCGAAGGATTTGAATGTATCGGTGGAAATTGCCTCGAGCAGTTGTGCCGCGGCCCTCAAGATTGTGAGAACGGCCAGCTTTGCGACGGTGGCGAATGTATCGACCCTCCAATTGCGACCTCTTGTTTCGTGGCAACCCCAAGCGGCTTGATTAGCCCTGGCGAGCAGGTCCGGCTTGAGGCGTTTGCGGTCAATGCCCAAGGCGTTGGAGTGTCGGCAACCTTCGCGTGGACCTCCAGCAATCCAGCTGTGGCAGCTGTCAACCAGCAAGTCGCCGTTGGTGGAAATGGCACGGGCGCTACCACCATTACGGCAACTCTCGCGGGTGGCGATCCAGTGGTATGTTCGGGCGAGGTTCGTTTGACCAATCCGGGGCCTGTGCCGGTCACAGGCATGCGGGTTGTGGTCGTGAATCTCCAAACCGGTGCACCGATCACGAACGCGAACGTTATCGTCGGCAACAATACCCAAACGACGAATCAGGCGGGCGTAGCCAATCTCCCGAATCCCAACGGTACGTATGAAGTCACCGTTGTTCACCCGGATTACAATATTCTGACAGTACAAGGCGTTGATTCGACTGATATTCGTCTGCCCTTGAGTCAGCGCCGTGGCTCCGGCCCCGTCGGCGGTTTCACCGGACAGTTCGATACCTCGGCAATTGGTTCATCAGGAGAAGTCACGATTGGTCTCGCTGGCGCATCGTTGGCAGGCGGTCTCTTGGAAGTCGACCTGATTTCCCTGCTGGGTGACACGTTTGACTCGGCAATTCAGATTCCTGGCATCGTAGACACCACGTTCCCGCTGCCGGGGGGGATCGTGGCGTACGGCGCGGCGTTCGGGTTCACTTTGAACATCAAGGACACCTACTACGCGCGGTCCGCGGCGGGAGCGCGTATGGCGTGGGGGCTCGCCGGAAAGATTCCTCTCAGCGAGATTTTGAGCCTTGCACAAGGCGGTGGACAAGACTTGGTGCTCGCCACCTTGTTGCCGCTTTTCAATCGCTTTGATCATCAGGCGACGCCGTTCCTTTCGGCCGCGATTCCTCAAGTTCCGGATACTCAAGACATCAACGCCAACGGCGATACGACGGAGTTGATCCCTGACTACGACTCCATGCCCGAGATCGAGCTTCGACCTTCGCAGCGTCAGACCTTGAGTACAGATGTCGAGATTTCGAACTTCCCTGTTTTGACCA
This Microvenator marinus DNA region includes the following protein-coding sequences:
- a CDS encoding TonB C-terminal domain-containing protein, encoding MSASAQIPGWEKHEVLTSHIVMGVVVSILTHGLLIGVVVFGTMRGEAKLEADIEPKMLEFEEVELLALGVEKPPEQLVRISNPEPATKAPDEIVIEQPNEPVVELEKPEPEPEAKEDDRKRKMMEALSALHNPNRPTNEDVPEGSEEGVIGGTALNSILGGYASKLVAEITKEWEIPATITADEARGLADKVEVYVRLSESGNIVTFQFRRRSGNEQFDDSIERRLKRFQVQYGGNKLPLPEEPSARAAVIREGLNLKNWEYTGL
- a CDS encoding tRNA-(ms[2]io[6]A)-hydroxylase, which encodes MLHLAQDTDPGWFERIRDSLDTILVDHCHLEKRAASNALNLIFRYTGCEGIPRELSEVVREEMEHFTQVLDILDARGIEFTRLPPSPYATALQAELRKNEPGAFLDKLLMAGFIEARSCERFKILSQGLAEDEPELAAFYRELMIAEARHHLLYTNIARRFYSDSVVKARLKELAPAEVAALKAAGEVPRLHSW
- a CDS encoding Ig-like domain-containing protein, giving the protein MLRLLFVTTLILGFGSACGKDALQRACADDEDCRSGEVCAGGLCLDESDVDAGENNPPCEGDECPSVCEDDSDCPDGDSCNREIGACVSGECRAEGMLCVQTLCTEEGCGDELCPVGPCPPGFAAEGCDCAPAPCESNEACDGLFCVEGQCQGCADDSWCAEGEFCDESGACLEDTRCMSDDDCDPEERCRRDVCIPRAECFLDDDCRRAGELCIGGQCILAPECSEDQDCREGFECIGGNCLEQLCRGPQDCENGQLCDGGECIDPPIATSCFVATPSGLISPGEQVRLEAFAVNAQGVGVSATFAWTSSNPAVAAVNQQVAVGGNGTGATTITATLAGGDPVVCSGEVRLTNPGPVPVTGMRVVVVNLQTGAPITNANVIVGNNTQTTNQAGVANLPNPNGTYEVTVVHPDYNILTVQGVDSTDIRLPLSQRRGSGPVGGFTGQFDTSAIGSSGEVTIGLAGASLAGGLLEVDLISLLGDTFDSAIQIPGIVDTTFPLPGGIVAYGAAFGFTLNIKDTYYARSAAGARMAWGLAGKIPLSEILSLAQGGGQDLVLATLLPLFNRFDHQATPFLSAAIPQVPDTQDINANGDTTELIPDYDSMPEIELRPSQRQTLSTDVEISNFPVLTNGPAELAVLIGGTVLDSPGLVPLGISATNDEDQDGRPDSRRLSIAPPSGSLVGGRYALVAIAFTTDGGGFGPDGLPNDLSVSLWNGQSFPSSIRLGTFPGASTTSFDASSRQVSFTASAGPVYRVRVVGPNRTWDIWSTGAAGQMGTFNHTISIPNSPLSGVDPLQNGEILLDAIRTNVTTDDLVRSTGVGLKNAGLVSTAFNRSTVR